The genomic DNA AAATTGATGTATATGCAGTGCAGTTGCCTGGCCGTGAAAACCGTAAGGATGAAGCCAACCTGACCGCTTTCTTCGATGTGATTGATGCCATTGAGGCGCAAATTTTGCCGCTATTGGATAAGCCGTTCGCTTTCTACGGACATAGCTTCGGAGGTATTATTGCCTACGAATTGCAGCACCGTCTGCGGGAGCGTCATGGTTTGAAACCTCAGCACTTCTTTGTGTCGGGAACCATCTCTGCTCACCTGACGCCTACCTGGAGAAATGAGCGTGACACCATCCATCAGACTGCCGATGAAACCAACTCGGAAGCTAAACTGATGGGCTTGATGTCCTATATTGACGATGAGAATTTCGTGCGCCAGATCCTGCCGATCATGCGTAAGGATATGGAGCTGATCATGGGTTATGACTATCAGGACAAACAGAACTTCGAGTGGCCGATTACCGCTTTTGCGGCAGAGGAAGACGAAGTCGTGATGCCTGAAGAAATGCGCCCTTGGGCCAACCATACCGATGGTGATTTTGAGCTGAATGTACTCCACGGTGACCACTGGTTCTTGTCAAGAAACAAGGACTTCATCATGGGCAAAGTACACAATGCCCTGATCAAGGAATTGGTGTAACAGTTATTAATTTTTGAACCAATAAATGAAACCGACGGCTTTGCTGTCGGTTTCTGTTTTTGAAGATGAATCAAATTCAGCAACTACAATTAAGTAACCAGCAGGGACGTGTGGAAGCGACAGCCTATTGTCTTCGGGGCGCACTGTCAGACCAGCCAAAGGAGGATGATTATCTCAGTTCGGAAGAACACGCAATAGCTCAGCAATTGCCTGCAAACCGACAGGCCACTTTCCGGCTCGGAAGGTTTTTGCTCAAAACCATCGCCACACGCATTTTCAATATTCCCATGGCGGAAGTAACCATCAGCAAGGGCACCTTCGAACAGCCTATTTTAAAGCATCCCGAGCTGCTGGATTATTCCTGCTCCATCACCCATTCTGCAGATCAGGTTATGGTCTTGCTATTTCCCCGAAGCCACCCCATGGCGGTAGATATGGAATATATTTCCCAGCCCGAGGAGCGCATTCAGGCCATTGAAACACAACTTACCTATCAGGAAAAACAGCAATGCTGCCTATTGAATATTCCCCATAGCCACCTGTTGTTATGGTCAGCAAAAGAAGCCCTTTCCAAATGTCTGGGCACAGGCCTGATGGTGCCTTTTACCCTGCTCGAAACCGTACAACTGGCGCAGAAAAACGAGCAGACGACAATGGAATTCAAGAATTTTGGTCAGTATCGGGCCATCAGCCTACAGGGGCAGGAATACCTGATCACGATTTGCTATCCGGCGAATCATCGCCTCCATGGCTGGGCAAACTGAAGGGCGTAGCTTCAATCGGCAATGCAGCCAATTTTTAGTCTTGTTCTGCTTCCATCGTTACAAAAGGAATGAGCCCTTGCTGTTCAGCAGGCTGATCGTTGAGGGCCGCTAAAAAAGCGATTAAGGCGTCTTTTTCATTTTGACTCAGGTGTAATGAATCTGCAGGCAGGGTTTGATGTGGAATGTTGAGCCCCAAACCTGCGCCACCGCCTGCATCATAAAATTCAAGGACTTTTTCCAAACTGCTGAAGGCGCCATTATGCATATAGGGGGCCGTCAGTGCACTGTTGCGAACCGTTGGGGTTTTAAAGGCAAACAGGTGGAGGTCGGCCTGATAGAGGTGGTACTTTCCAGCATCAGGGTCGAGGGTGGGTTCCCTGAAATTTTCAGTAGCCGTAATGCCCAGCACCTCGGTTTCTGTTTCCGTAAAATGGGGCGGCACGGTTCCGTTAAATAGGGGGAAGAAATGGCAGGTGCCGCATTGGGCCTTGCCCATGAAAAGGTCGAAGCCGTGTGCAACCTGTGGATTATCGGGGAGCTTGCTGAAAAGCATTTGGTCGAAAGCACTTTGACCTACGGGAATGGAACGAATATAGTCTGCCAAAGCCGTTTGGATTTGCAAGGGGGAAATTGAAGGGGTGGGGCCGAATGCCTCTTCAAAATATTTTTGATAACTGGCTTGGGTGTTGAGCTTCTCGGAAACCATGGCGAGTGAACTGTTCATCTCTTCTGGATTGCTGATCACCTGGCGGATTTGGTCTTCAAGTTTGCCTGCTCGGCCATCCCAAAACTGTAAGGACTGAAAGGCGGCGTAGTTCAGTGAAGGGGTATTTCGGGGCAATGGTTTTTGTTGACCGATGGCGAGATCTCTCGCCTTTGTGCTGGCAAATGCATGGTTGGTTTGATGGCAGCTGGCGCAACTTCTTTGTCCGTTGCCTGAAAGCTGTGGGTCAAAGAAGAGCTGCTCCCCAAGCTCGGCACTTGCCGGGATTTTCCTTTTCAAAGGATGAAGCGAAAAGTAGTGCGGGTTGAATTGCTGAAGTTTGAAAAGGCTTTGTTCCCATGGTGGCATCATTTGATTAAATGACAATGCTTTGACTTGGTTGGTTTTGCGCAGGTTATTTAGCGAACGCTCCAAAGGGATGAAATATTTTTTGATCAGGTGGTAGGAACTGTAGCCGTCAATACGCAGGGCTCTTTGCAGTGCATTGATGTAGTAGATGGTAGTGCTCTGTAAGTGAAAGTGATGGAGGTACGGCTTAACGCCTTCGAGGCTGGCGATCATTTCCTGATGGCTGTGCTTGGCCACAGGGCTGTCGAAATTACTCAGGCCAAGGGCGGTATAAGTGAGGATTTGCTCTCGAAAAGCCTGAAAAAAATGTGCTTCGGTAAATTGAATGTACTTTGCCTGACGGCACAGGCCTTGGGCGTAACTGTACAGCTCGTTTATTTTTTCCCGGACGATACTGCTGTCGGCAGGATGAAAAGGAAACAGGTATTCCTCGACGACCTGAAAGCCAGTGGGGTGTAAGGTTTTTCGGTTGGCATCATGCTCATCCACTTTGGGTAGCACAGGGCCATTGACTTTTTTTACCGCCTCGGGCAGATAATAATTGGGCCAAAGTTCAAAAGATTTGAAAGCGAGGCGTGCTTCAAAAAAGCGGGATTGCAGGCTGTCTTGTTGCATGGGGCTTTGTTGCAGCGCATGAACTTTGTTCAGAAAATGGTCGGCTTGCTGTTGGTTGATCGTCGCCATCTCGGGGAGAGTCTGGCAGGCCATTACAGGTAGCAGAAGGAGAAAGAATAACTTTTTCATGGGCATAAAGAGCAAGCGACTATTGCAGTTGGGGTTGCCTCAGCAATTTTTGTTTGCTGCAATGGTCTTTGAGAAAATAATTTGTCGTAGCGCGTGTTTTAAATCACTTCTGCAATACGCCAAGTTTCCGTTGCGAATTTCAAGTTTAAACACACGGTTAATGGCGGCCTGAAGCGATCGCCTTTGGTGGAACAAGGCGTGAAAAGGAGCCTCCAAAAGCTGGAAACTCCTTAAACAACAGGATAGAAATGGGGGCTATTGAGGTAATCCTTTGAGGATCAGTATTTGACTTCCTTGCATTTCATTTGGCCTTCCCGAACCACCGTCAACACCTTTAAATCTTTCTTCCTTCCAGGTGTGTGGCTGAATGGCCAAAAGGAAAACATCATCGATTCCGATTTGATCGGAAATAGAGATCATGCCACCATACTCCCAGGCACCAAAGGCCGAGGAGGGCCCATTGAACCAGTTGGCATCGGTTTTATCGGCATCGTTACGACCATGATCCAGCTCAAATGCAATTTTCAGCTCTTTGGTGGTCAGGTTGTACTGATAAATGTAGGCGTCATGGGTTTCATTGCCATATTTGTTGGGATCTTCCTGCACATAAAGGAAGTTGGTGCCGACGCAAATATTGTCGGGGTTTTGAAAAGTGCCCGCATTACTGTCTCTGTCGTCACCATCCAAAATCACTTCCAATGTACCTTCAAGCGGGTTGTCTTCTGAGAGCATCAGTTTGTAAACGCGACCATAAACCGAACGGCTGTTGTCGCTGTTGTCTCCTCCATTTCCCTGCCCCGTAACGTTGAAATAAATTTCTTTACCATTGCCTTTGTTGTAGTCAATATCTTCTACTCTTCCGAAAGGAATGGCTTTGAGGTCGGTGGAAGCTTGGTTATTCTGTGCGCCTGTATTAGTTTCGGCATTTTCAATTTCAGCAAAAACCACAGGGTAGCTTTGCCCAACGACCATCTGACGCTCGTTCATGTTTTCATCTGTTCTTTTAAGCACATAAACCGACCCTGTGCTCAGGTCGCCAACAGATTCGGAACGATACATGGCCAATTGTCCACCATGCTGTCTGGAATCATCGTCTCCAATCAAAATAATGGTTTCATCGTAAGCACTCGCAGGTAATGGCACGGCATTTTCGGCATTCCATCGGCCCAGGGCAGGCAGGTGTTTTGCAATGTTGGCATCTGCGGCATTAGCAAAAGGATCGATGCCTTGCACCTGCGATTCTACACCACTTTCTCCAGCCGTCAGAAACAAAGGGCCGAAGCCATGCTCCTGAAGGGTGGCCATAGTGGCAGAGCAGCGGCGGGTACCAGAACCATCTGAATTCAGGATGTACTCCCCCTGAATAGGTTTGAAGGTGTCGTCAAGGATGATTCTTGAAACGGCGTAATTGTCTTCATTGTTAATCAACAAAGCGTAGCCGTCGGTCATAGGTGCCAAGCCGAGGCCATCAGCCGATCCGCCAAAGGTGAAGGCAGGGCTGTTGATAAATTTGTCTTCACTCGAGAGCAGGGAGTAAACCTCCACATCGGTGAAGCCTTCTTTGGCCATGATGAGTGCTGGGGTTTTAGAAAAGTTTTCGAATTGAATGGCCATCGGTGCGTCTGCACCATCGCTACCATCAATGCCGTCGGTGCCATCGACTCCGTTTTCACCATCGATTCCGTTAGTTCCTGCAGGGCCCATAGGTCCTTCGCATGCACAGAAGCTCATCGCCGCAGCGATTGTCAATAAGTAGATTCTCTTCAACATAATTGTTGTCAGTTGATGTTGGTTAATGTTTGTATGTCGAAGTTAGAAAAGCAATATTTCCTTGATTTTAAGTGAAGTTCAAACTTTATATGTGAGATAGGATCCAATATGCTGTCAATGTTATGTGTATCATCAGCATGCCGTTGCACCATTAAAACAGCAGGGATTATGGGAGAGATTAGGGCGAAAAAAAGGGTGGTGACACAAATAAATACCAATGTTTATTTGTGAGTGTGGTGTAAATTTCGAGTCTGTTTTTAGTGCGTGCCAGCCACGGCAGGCCTCCTTGTTTCGGATAAAGCAGATTCATTACATTTCCCAAAAAATCTGTATCTTTAAACTTGAATGTAAAAATGGATTACCCCATGAGCAAAAGACAAGCATTACCGATCGGTGTACAGACATTTGAGAAACTTAGAGAACCTAATCAGGATTTTCTTTATGTTGATAAAACGGAGTACGTTTTTGAAATGGCCAAAAGTTATGGTTATTACTTTTTGTCACGTCCCCGTCGTTTCGGAAAATCCATGCTTTGCTCCACCTTTGAAGCGCTTTTTGAAGGAAAGCAGGAGCTGTTTGAGGGGCTTTATATTCATGATAAATGGGATTGGTCGCAAAGTTATCCTGTGATTCGGATTGATCTGAGTGGAATCAATTATGAGAATCTTGAGTCAGTAAAAGATCAACTTGGGAATTCATTATTAAGAACCTGCCTAAAGCATAACATTCCATTCGAAGACCTAAAACAAAATGGTTTGGGGCCCAAATTTGGTGAATTGATCGAAAAATTACACCAAAAATATGAAAGCAAAATTGTAATCCTCATCGACGAATACGACAAACCCGTGCAGGATACCCTGTCCAGTGATGATCAATTAGCGGCTAAATCTTTAGATGTTTTGCGGGGTTTTTATTCGGCGATCAAAGCGTCGGATCAATATATTCGGTTCTGCTTCATGACAGGCATTACCAAATTCACGGGTGTTGGACTGTTCAGTGGGGCAAATAATTTTGAAGATATTACCCTTGACGGTCAATACGCATCTATTTGTGGTTTTACCCAAAATGAATTGGAAACCTGTTTTGGGAGCTATTTTGATGATGTTGATATGGAGGAGGTGAAGGCTTGGTATAATGGCTATAACTACCTTGGCGACAAGGTATACAATCCTTTTGATATCTTATTGTTCCTGAAGAAAAAAGCAGACTTTGATAACTATTGGTGGGATTCGGGACAGCCTAATTTTTTGGTTAAAATGTTCGAGAAGGGTGTGTATGAGACCTATGAGCTTGATAACCTCGAGCTTTCAGCCCAAGAGCTGAAACAGTTTTCATTGACCAATCTGAACTTGGCTTCTTTACTTTGGCAGGCGGGCTATTTGACCATTACTAAGGTGATTCAAGAACCTTACGGTGGGAAAAGCTATGTGCTCAGCACTCCAAACCGAGAGGTTCAAATGACATTAAACATGCTTTTTCTGGTAAGCCTGACGGCTGTGGAATCCAACCGATTGCTGAAAAGAAATGACGCCATAAGAAGTTTATACAAAAATGATTTGACCCGATTTGAAGCAAGTGTTCGGGCCATGTTTTCAGCTATTCCATTCAACAACTACGTGCAAAGCAACATCCAAAAATATGAAGGCTACTACGCCTCAGTGATGTTTAGCTTTTTGGCCGGGCTTGGGCTTAAATGCCGTACTGAAGAATCCACCTCCAAAGGACGTATTGATATGGTCATGGAAACACCAACACACATCTATGTGGTCGAATTTAAGGTGAATGCGCCAAAGCCTAAAGGCAAAGAGCAGGGGGAAGCGATTCAGCAAATCCATCAGCAAAAATACTATGCGCCCTATTTAAATGATGGTCGAAAAATCATTTTGATCGGAATGCATTTCAATGAGCAGGAGCGTAATTTGGATTGGTTTGAGGTGGATGATGTCGTGGAGGGGTGATGCTGTAAAGGGGGCATTCATTAAAAAAATGACCTGTCTATTTTTCTAACGGACATAAGAGCATCAAACGCACTGGAGTGGGTTCAACCCTTCGACCATCGAAAATCGACCGAATTGATGGCCTATTTAGAGCTGTTGCACAATGATGCTTGTATTTACTACACCTAATTCACACATGTCTGTTACGAAACGGCCTTTCCTACCTCATATGCTGAAGAGTCGTTCTGTATTAGCTTTGGGTTTTATACCGATGTGAAGTATTGAAATTTGGTGGTAAATGATCCATTGACCATTGTGCCGCAGCCCTACTTTTTAAAGGTCATTTTTAGGCGAAAACCAGCGACATTACATGTTGGCTTCGTCGATATTTTGCTTCAGCCATATCGCCAAACGGTTTGCTGCAGCATAAGCGCGCTGATAAGCAACTTTTTTGGCCGTCTTGCCATAATCCACGGGAAGCACTGCTGCACCTTCGGCAGTTCTGCTTGCAGGCAGTTGATTGTTCCAGTAGGCGTATTTCACGGCGCAATTGAAACTTTCTGTTTGCCACTGCACAGGGTTCATATTACCTGATGGGCGTTGGCCTTCCATATCTTTTTTGATTTTCAGGGCGGTCTGAATGGCCTTTTGCTGATTTTGACTTCGGCCTAATAGCTGGTCCCAGTAGGAATGCAAACGGTAGGATGTCTTATTGGTCGCCTTGGTTTTAATGTAAAAATCATTGCCGCCTTTATCGCCACTGGCGCTTTGTGCAAACGGCCCCTGATAGTTACTTGCGGCATGCAAAGGCTGGTGAATATCCTCTACCAGGTGCGACATCCAGCAAACGGCAATGGCTTTGTCGTTAAGGTTGCTCGAATGCACCTGTTTTTTGGCATATTCAATGCCATTATAAATGTCTTTCCCTTTTTTAGGACGGTAATGGGCATCATGACCATGAATGAAATCCACACGGCCATTGGTGTAGTGCCAAAAACTGTTGGTGGTCCCTTGGTAGGGGAAATTTTTCATCTTGATATCATCAGGCCACTTGGAGGCGCACATGAACATAAATTCATCTTCAGGTATGCCTGCACCATATTGGTCGAACCATTTTTTCCATTCTGCATGGTTGGGGTGATGGTTCAGAATGATGGATACTTTTTTTTGAGTGGAAGGGGATAGTTGTTGCCAGCACAGGGAGGCAATGACCATGTGCCCTTGCTTGCTCCAGGCAAAAGTGCTGCTGATACTTCCAATGACCAACAACAGGCACAGGGTGCAAACTTTGAGTAGGTTTTTCAAAAGACTAATTTTGTGATATTAAATAAAGTAAAAATGATGCTTATCGGGCTTCTCGTTTTACAACACGCGCGTACAGCCTCTCAGAGGGATTTTTACGCACGGAGGGAAAAGGAAAGCCATTGAATTTAATTATTCTCTTTATCATCAAAATTAGCACCAAATTCCATTTTTGGTCTGCTGTTTGCAATATAGTTTTAGTGCTTTGCGAAGATAGCAATCAAGGAGTTGTTTTTTTTGAGTGCTTTAGAAATTTAATAATTTAATAGGGTCGTTTTAACGATGACAAGCGGGGAGAGAATAATCATGGGATGCCAGGAATACAATAGCTTGGATATGCTGGAGGGAGGAATGAATGATGCCCTCAGTTTATTGCGGGAGCAGCTGTTGCGCTCCTTTGGAGATAATGGTCAGGTGATACTGGAAACGGTTGAATTGAACATCAGGCAATTGTTGTTTGGTGCACGGGATTTTGAAGTGCATTTGATCGCTCTATATGAGCAGATGCGGAAGATGGCAATTTGCGCATTGTTTCCCATTTCAAACCCTGATACCGCCTTTACTTTTGGGAATACCATGATCCTGCTGGCGAATAATAAGCTGAAAACGATTGTTTATAGTATCGATGGTATGGAGGATATGGAGGATATTCAGGCCAAAACAGGGCAGATCGTGGATGCACTCTTTAAAGTATTCGTTTGCGCAACCATGGATCAAGCTGATATGAAATCAGAAGAGGATTTGCAGCACGCCTCACAAATGGCACAGTATTTCATCGCTTATTTCGGCGGATAAAAGAGCTCAATGCGCTGCCGCACATAATACTGAACCTTGATCATCTTCATTTTTAATTTTTACATGCCCTTTTGCACAAAATATGCACGCGGCATGAAGGGGTTATTTTGCCTTTTGCTGAACACCTGTTCATTTTTTTAGCAATAAATTCAGAAATCATTCCTTTTTCAGGCCTTTTAAATGACTTGCCCCCTGACTTTGGCGGCAAGTATTCCGCAGGCCTTTTCCAAGCGGACACTCGCGGTTTTTGTCCTATCTTTCAGAGGATTGATAGGGTTTAAACATTAAATTATAGGGTGTGTTTGTCTGAAATCGCCATGTGATTGTTTTTTTTGAAGAAATAACAGCCGTGTTATCTTTTTGTTATTATCGCCTATATAAATGGTTTATTGTATGGGATTTTAATTATTCAAGCTATTTTTGGAGGCGTTTGGTAAGGAAAACATGATTTTAATGTGAAAATGCTTGGAATAGTGGGCATTTGTTGGCAATTATGTTGATCGATAGACTTGAGTCGTAATGCAACGATTTGATGATCTATTGTAAAATAGTTAGATGGTTTACTTGTTAATCATCAAAGCTGATTGCAGTGTGGGGTTTGTTAAACAATCATTTTCTATTACTTTTCAGCTATAATCTATATGAGGAGTGTCACCTTTATGATAATTTTTTTAATGATCTTAAGGGGGGGTATGCTTAATGGATTGTACTATCTTTGAAGAACTAATTTTCAACAATAACTTGTATTCAGTTTATGAAGGCGGTGAGTGTGCTTGATGAAGTCAGACAAAAACTTGGAAAGTCTTATGATGACCTTTCGTTTTTATTAGAAGCCCTTAAAGAGGTTTTAATCGAAAACGGAGAGTCCGAGATTGCCAATCAAATTCCGTGGATCAACGATGTTCCACCATTTAACGAAAAGAAATTCCAGAACCAGCACGTACAGTTGTATTCTATCATTTTCAACTTAGTGAATATGGTAGAGGTGAACGGTGCGGTGCAAAATCGTCGTCAGATTGAGAACGAATCTCTTGCAGGCGTAAACGGCTTGTGGGCGAGTAACTTCGAAAAACTGAAAGGCGCCAATATCACTGAAGATGATATTTTGGAGCATCTTTCAGATATTTGTGTTGAGCCTGTATTAACAGCTCACCCAACGGAGGCGAAAAGACATACTGTTCTTGAGCATCACCGTGAATTGTATCTTTTGTTGGTAAAGCGTGAGAACAATATGTTCTCCAAGTTTGAGCAACAGGAGATCCGTAATGAAATTAAATTGGCGTTGTATCGCCTATGGAAAACAGGGGAAATTTACCGCGAAAAACCAGATGTAAAGTCTGAGTTGAGTAATATCCTTTATTATATGACCAATGTATTCCCTGAGGTAGTGCCGATTATGGACAACCGCATGCGTCAGGCATGGGAAGCATCGGGCTTTAGTGCAAGTTCTCTGGAGGATTACCGCCGTTGGCCACAACTTAAGTTTGGTAACTGGGTAGGTGGCGACCGTGATGGTCACCCATTGGTAACTGCTGAGGTTACTGCTTATGCTTTGGAGCAATTGCGCTTGAATGCATTTGTTGTGCTTCGTCGCCGTATGGTGAAGTTGCTGAAGCACCTGAGTTTTGCCATGGATTTTGAGCAGGCAACTTGGGAAATGCGCAAGCGTATGCAGGAAATGATCCTTGAGGTTGGCCCTGCAGGAAAAGAATATTTTGAGCGTAACCAAGGCGAAGTTTTCCGTCAGTACATGAACTTGTGTATGGCGAAATTGCCTGTTGATCTTCAGCGTGGCCACGCAGTGGCTTACCATGAGTCAAAAGGGTCTTACAAAAAAGCGTCAGAATTGTTGGCGGATTTAGAGATCCTTCAGCAAGGATTGGTAGAGTACGGGGCAAAAGGAATTGCCTACCAGGAGGTATTTGAAGTACTTCGTATGGTAGATATTTTCGGTTTCCACTTGGCTCGTGTTGATGTTCGTCAGAACTCAGAATTCCATGAAAAAGCCTTGGCTGAATTGATGGAGTCTGCAGGTTTGGATGCTGAAGCTTATTTGTCAGCAAATGAGGAAGGTCGTTTGGCATTCTTGAACAAAGAATTGGAAAGCAACCGTCCGTTTGCAACAGGTAACGCTGAGCTTGGACCACACGCCCGTGCGGTAATCGATGCTTACACCGTAATCTCTAACCATATTACAAAATATGGCCACAAGGGTATCGGTTCATTCATCATTTCCATGACCCGTTCGGTATCCGATCTATTGACCGTATTCGTCTTGGCTCGTGAAGCAGGATTGACGCGTAAGGTGAATGGCGAAGTGGTTTGTGAAGTGCCAGTAGCGCCACTTTTGGAAACCATCGAAGATTTGGCGGAAGGGCCAAAAATTCTTCAGGGCTTCTTGAATCACCCATTTACAAAACGTTCTTTGGCTTATCATCAAAAACTCAACGAGGCGAACCGTCCGTTGCAGATGGTGATGGTAGGTTACTCAGATTCGAACAAAGATGGTGGTATTTTGGCCAGCCAGTGGAACATCTTCCAGGCACAGCATTTGCTTGCTGAGGTAGGTGCAGAAAATGGTGTTCAGATCGAATTTTTCCATGGTAAAGGAGGTTCAATTTCTCGTGGTGCGGGACCAACGCATTACTTTGTAGATGCACTTCCTCATGGTTCTGTAGATGGACATGTCCGCCTGACAGAGCAAGGAGAAACCATTGAGTTGAAATATGCCAACAAAGTGAATGCTTCTTATAATATGGAAGTGTTGCTGGCAAGCACAATGAGCAAAACGATCATGGATCGTTTCTCGAAAAAGCAAAAATTAGCGCACCCATTGGAGCCATTGTTGGCACGTTTGTCTGAAGAGGCAAAGAAACCATATACGGCTTTGTTGCATGGGGAAGGATTTATTGATTATTTCCGTTCTGCAACGCCAATTGATGTGATTGAAAGCAGTAAAATTGGTTCTCGTCCTTCGCGCCGTACAGGAGCAAAAACGTTGAACGATTTGCGTGCTATTCCATGGGTATTCTCTTGGTCGCAATCACGTTACCACATGACCTCATGGTTTGGTTTGGGAACAACAATGGAGCAATTGAAGCAAAATGAGCCTAAGGAATATGCCAAATTCAAGAAGGCGATTTCTACGGATCCATTCTTGCGCTACGTATTGACCAACGTTGATACTTCTATTGCCGCAACCGACCGCAGCATGATGGAAGCTTATGCTTCTTTGGTGCAGGATGATAAAATCCGCAAGTCTTTCCTTGACAGATTCACGGGTGAGTATGAGAAAACAAAGTCGATTTTGGCCGACTTGTTGGATCGTAAAATTCAGGACCGTCGTAAAGGACACTACTACTCTAACCGCCTTCGTGCATCGATCATGAACGATCTGCACCGCAAGCAAATTGTTTTGCTGAAGAAATGGCGTGGTGAGAAACTTGATGGTGCCGATGAGAAGTCTGAAAAGACCTTGGAAGAATTGTTATTGACAATTAACGCAATTGCTGGAGCCAACCGTAACACTGGTTGATACACCGCAATAAGCTAAGTGCATATAATAAAGGCACCCTTCGTCATGAGGGGTGCCTTTTTTTATCTTTATCATTTTCTGATCTTTTTACCTGCAAATTAATTTCGGTATGGAATTACCCGATTTGGTATTGGCAGTGTTGCCTCAGGCGTGGGCAAGGATTAAAAAATACAGTGTGCACGATTTATACCTTGAGCCAATAGTTGATTCTCGAGCGGGGATAAGTGCAGCAACCTTTGAATACAGAACGGATCATCTGTAGACCCTAAAAAAATCAGGGTGTTTTTACAGGTCGTGGCATTTCGTCAGTGGAAAATATAGCCTCATCAATTATTGTTCAGCAGCATTAAATCCCCAAAGTTGGGTGGCCTTACCCGTGTTGTTGAGAGGGCCCCGCCACGTAATGGTTATTCTCGAACCATCAGTTGCAATCATCAGCAATCATCAGCAAAAATTCAAAAACGGTTAACTGGCTTGTTGTTCCGCTTCGTATTGTCGGGCATTTTCTTCTACCCGCTCCCTGGTCAGCTTCCATCGCTTGTGCGTCCAGAGCCAATATTGAGGATTGGCCAAAATATCTTTTTCAAGCATTCGGGTATGTTTTTCGGTAATCTCTCCGTAAGGTGTCGCCTGAGCATCTTCGCAGATCAGCTCTGCATCAAAAATATAGTGCCCTCTTTTGAGCTTACGAACGTGCATATAACAAACGGCATGATCATATTCTTTGGCATATTTCTCGGTACCGAACATCACGGGCGTGTCTTGGTTCAGGAATTTTGTGAAATATGCCTGACGAGTGTGATAGGGTGGACATTGGTCGGCACCAAAACCACTGACGGTCGGTTGCCCTTTATGGGACTCAAACATCGCCTTGACCTGCTTTTTCGGGAACATTTTTAAACCGAAATGTTGCCTGCTCTTCAGGAATTTCTGATCGAGGAATTTATTCGACAGCGGAGCGTAAAGCCCA from Persicobacter psychrovividus includes the following:
- a CDS encoding phosphoenolpyruvate carboxylase; its protein translation is MKAVSVLDEVRQKLGKSYDDLSFLLEALKEVLIENGESEIANQIPWINDVPPFNEKKFQNQHVQLYSIIFNLVNMVEVNGAVQNRRQIENESLAGVNGLWASNFEKLKGANITEDDILEHLSDICVEPVLTAHPTEAKRHTVLEHHRELYLLLVKRENNMFSKFEQQEIRNEIKLALYRLWKTGEIYREKPDVKSELSNILYYMTNVFPEVVPIMDNRMRQAWEASGFSASSLEDYRRWPQLKFGNWVGGDRDGHPLVTAEVTAYALEQLRLNAFVVLRRRMVKLLKHLSFAMDFEQATWEMRKRMQEMILEVGPAGKEYFERNQGEVFRQYMNLCMAKLPVDLQRGHAVAYHESKGSYKKASELLADLEILQQGLVEYGAKGIAYQEVFEVLRMVDIFGFHLARVDVRQNSEFHEKALAELMESAGLDAEAYLSANEEGRLAFLNKELESNRPFATGNAELGPHARAVIDAYTVISNHITKYGHKGIGSFIISMTRSVSDLLTVFVLAREAGLTRKVNGEVVCEVPVAPLLETIEDLAEGPKILQGFLNHPFTKRSLAYHQKLNEANRPLQMVMVGYSDSNKDGGILASQWNIFQAQHLLAEVGAENGVQIEFFHGKGGSISRGAGPTHYFVDALPHGSVDGHVRLTEQGETIELKYANKVNASYNMEVLLASTMSKTIMDRFSKKQKLAHPLEPLLARLSEEAKKPYTALLHGEGFIDYFRSATPIDVIESSKIGSRPSRRTGAKTLNDLRAIPWVFSWSQSRYHMTSWFGLGTTMEQLKQNEPKEYAKFKKAISTDPFLRYVLTNVDTSIAATDRSMMEAYASLVQDDKIRKSFLDRFTGEYEKTKSILADLLDRKIQDRRKGHYYSNRLRASIMNDLHRKQIVLLKKWRGEKLDGADEKSEKTLEELLLTINAIAGANRNTG